The stretch of DNA aaaaaaaaaaaaacaaaaacaaaaaataagaaaaataagaaaaataaaaaatatatatatatttattaattgaTGAAATGAAGGAAAACAAATCCTAAATTGTAAAAATTAGAaatctaaaaaaaaaaaataaaaaacaattaAATTATACTTACATTTTCTAattgtattaatatatctcttcataatattttataatataaaaaggGAATAACTTTTTCGTTTTTTGTGAAATgtggatatatatatgtataaaaaacaatgataaaattaaaattttatcTTTCCTCATAAATGgcaatataaatataaatatatgtatatatatatatatatatatattatattaattatgttacttttaaattaatccctttttacaaaaaaaaaaaattaaaaatattaacgATTTAGAATACTTCTAGCAATGTTCATCATATTCTTCAAATAAATgcatattattatttactttttagtaaaattattttttaaaaataaaatgcATTCTGTAGTCCACTCAAACTTAtccttatatatatttatattcatatttattttaattttattttatttttttttgtcatcccatattaaaaaaaaatccatatatattattcatacCAGTTATCTCAAATTTGTAAAATATCCTGTAAATTATATGGTCACATATCTCACCTTTGGGCGATATAACATTTCCTTAGGTTCTGGTGTATATGCCTCCATATATACACTACGTGCAGAAACAGGACCATTTACATCTGGTACATCCAAAACTGATAAAATATCTGATTCCATATATTCTGCAGAATCAGCAGATAGAATTGTATATCTTGAATCGCTTGATTCTTCTGAAACACTTGAATCTTTTGAAGCAATTTCATCCTCTACAAtatcttcttcttttttaagGGATTCCTTCGAAATACTTTTTTCCTTAGTTTCTTCATCTTCTACAAGAGCATCAGAATCATGTGCATCAATATAATCAGATGTTCTAATACAATCTTTATAACGTTCATTAGATGGTGTATAATAACAACCATCGTCCTTTTTGTCTACATCATCATCTTTAGaaaattttcttcttttatgGCTCCTAATATTTCCAGTCACAGAATCTAAACCTAATCTTTTATTATGGACATTTAATTCTTCATCAAAAGCTTGAAGCATATCATTTCTACAAGCTTTTTCTGTTTTAATACTTAATTCTTTCCAATTTAATCTTTTCGCTTTTATAAATTTCTGATAATCATCttttcttaatatttttgagTTCAACCAGTTTAAAAATGTCATATTAACATCTTTTTCGTAATTTAGTCTATTTTGTTTTACTTTATCTTTACATTTATTCCATTGTTTTTCTGAAAAAGTATcatcaaaattat from Plasmodium gaboni strain SY75 chromosome Unknown, whole genome shotgun sequence encodes:
- a CDS encoding exported protein (PHISTb); translated protein: MVSYNEYKLYLNIPRLDMKRKNYKYNMDEGINRKGVKWTCLINKTFHSCFFICICVLLHLMVFGVCIYKVEGSVNVIEPNANSTRTLYENKGVAYESNVSVHDNLLNKLYVSPTVENKGIKEDNVFGNKDLNGIESHQQLKEHIRRFSTLSQGNYGTIKGGFGYEYSELYDNMTDEEIDKAVSELMEYLNNSKEKVYNLWWQIMKNEKVKYVMIMKNLYSFFLKLKNKYNFDDTFSEKQWNKCKDKVKQNRLNYEKDVNMTFLNWLNSKILRKDDYQKFIKAKRLNWKELSIKTEKACRNDMLQAFDEELNVHNKRLGLDSVTGNIRSHKRRKFSKDDDVDKKDDGCYYTPSNERYKDCIRTSDYIDAHDSDALVEDEETKEKSISKESLKKEEDIVEDEIASKDSSVSEESSDSRYTILSADSAEYMESDILSVLDVPDVNGPVSARSVYMEAYTPEPKEMLYRPKVRYVTI